One window of Pieris napi chromosome 1, ilPieNapi1.2, whole genome shotgun sequence genomic DNA carries:
- the LOC125063180 gene encoding uncharacterized protein LOC125063180 isoform X2 has translation MVEFDIVDKDEAENVEKNPPTDMGMVNLALKECGFGKFHLRLLFSSFVAHTAGVIATATTPYILPIAECDLDMNLVEKGVLNAIPYLDLQCHSVHF, from the exons atggttGAATTCGACATCGTTGATAAGGATGAAG CTGAAAATGTGGAGAAAAATCCGCCAACGGATATGGGAATGGTAAATTTAGCATTGAAGGAATGCGGCTTTGGAAAATTTCATTTGAGACTTCTGTTCTCATCTTTTGTCGCGCACACTGCTGGGGTTATCGCTACAGCTACTACGCCTTACATATTACCAATAGCTGAGTGTGATCTTGATATGAATTTGGTGGAAAAGGGAGTTCTTAACGCAATACCTTATCTAG